The genomic window TATATTCATAAGCTAGCAGTTACTAAAATGAATATAAGAGGAATTGGGTTTGGAAAAGAAATAGCCCAGAACAGGGTAGGGTCAGTCTTCATGGCAGCCAGTTATTTGACTGTTACTTTTCAAAGCCCTTTGGGAGGAGGACAAGACCTTAGGGTCAGAGTTCATGCCACATATTTATTAACAatttatttccctcccttcccccccttcccccaggaAATCCTTTAGTAGTCAAATGGGGAGAAGACACAGAATATTTCCCAAAGGTGAGAACTTTGTTTTTCAATAATTTCAAATTACCTCTCCACCTCCCCTCCTATACAgcacctctctctctttttgaccATTTTTGTGgtagtagtcatccatttcatcaTGATTCTATGAATCCTGAAAACTGACAAGATATAATAAATGGAAATAGCATTTATCTAAAAATCAGAAGATCTGTGTTCTGGTTCTGCCATGTGTTCTGGTCCTACCCATGTtaccctgggcaaagtcactttaAGATCTCTGAATTTCAGTGTCCTATATTTTAATCCTGGATGTTCATCTTTTTGCTAGCTTTTGGGCAAATCAAAATCACTTAACTATATCCATACCACATTTTTTaacctcatctctaaaatggggataatattcacacacacacacacacacacacacacacagagtgtaaAAGGGTTATTGTTAGCaagacctaagttaaaatctggccttagatatttaacttccatttgtctcagtttccttatttgaaaataaggagaaaaatagcACCTAGTTCCCAGGACTATTGTAAggatgagacaatatttgtacaacactttgcaaacctgaaagtgttatataaatgttggctattatatttatgtttattattaataactTATGAAGGACACTTATAAAAATACAATccccttcttcatctgtaacatagGATTAATGACATCTACCTTAGAAACCATGTGAGCTTCTGGATCAAAGGAGGCAATATATATTCAGACATATTAGGTTTAGAAAAGCCCATCCATTTGGTCCATTACTTCTTTTCCTCCATGTTTCTTtcccaaatattatatatgtaagtaGTTTTTGGCTATCTTCACTCACATCATATCTTTTTCAGCAGCAGAACTGGTCCAATTCCCTCAAAATAGTCTGTATCACCAGAGCTCGTCAGTGTTGTTACCATGTCCTCCACACAGGATTTCACCATTCTGGGAAAAAGAATACCAGTCAAGGAATGAACTGATGTCCCTCCTTCACCAAACTTCTAACACCTCACAATCATCACATCGTCACTACCACAAGAATGTACAAGAGCCTACATCTTGGCTCAAACATTCAGGCAATGCTCCCAAGATGCCCCACCTTAATTATAGAGCAATGGCAGCGCCATTGCCCCGTCTTCATCACCTGGCTAAACCAGCCTCTCGTCACAAGCATCGTACAGGGGCTCCAGTCTTGCCTTTACCTAGGACTGATATCCCAGGCAAAAAAACTCCTGGGGCTTTGATTCCTATTGATCAGTGCCTTATACCTCCTCTCAGTGTCAAACACCAGTATGATTTTCCTTCGGATTCTGACCACCGGTTGGAAAATTCTTCAGGTTCTGACCATCTTCCCAAGATTTTCCCAGCTTGTGATCATTTGAGTATTGAGGATCTATCACTTCTCAACCCAAAGGACCCAACTTCAACTTTCTCTGACTACCAGACTAAGGTTCCATTATATAAGGGCCACAAATCCAGGGATGCTATGATTCCTGACACCCAGATCAAGGCCAGTGACTCTCTGGCAAGAACTCCTGCTCAGGGGACCAGAGTTTTGCCAAAACCCAGGCGCCGGATCAAGGCTACCAATGCACTGTTAGGACTTTTTAACTTGGACCCTGTACTCCATCCACTTGCAAAATCATTACCTTTTACTAACTGGACCAAGGCCCCACATTGCAGAACATCATCTCCAAACCACCAGGCTCAGGCCCAAGCTCTGAAGGCATCACATAGTGACTTACAGCTCAGAGAAGCAATGTCCTTTTTACAATACCTTGAGCGCCATCCTAGACCCCTAGCTGTACCTTCATCACATCTGAATCGGAAAAACAGGTCCACAACTGTATACAAGTATAACAATCGCCAACTACATCCATGCTCTCTTGCCCATGTCTCAGTTCAAACAGAACAAGAAAGCTGGGAAACTAAGCTTCTGAGAAAATACCTCCTGGACTCGCGTCCATGCAGTCCTGAAGAGAAGCCTTTAACTATACCACCAGAGCCTTCCACTTTAGTGAAAATTGACAAAGAGCCTCTTGAAGCAGTTTTCCAAGGAAAAGCTATCCAGGACATACCTCCATCTAGTCTTGACCTGAAAACCAACATGACCTCAGAGCCAACTGTCCATGTCTCCATCCAAACAGAACCAGACACTTGGGTAACAATATCCCAAAGAATAGACCTCCAGGAAAAACTTCCATCCTGTCCTGACCTGGATATTGACATGATCTCAGAGCCTATTGTCCATGTCTCCATCCAAACAGAGCTAGACACCTGGGAAACAATATCCCCAGACACAGACTTCCAGGAAACATTTTCATCCAGTCCTGATGTGGAAACTGACATCACCCCAGAGCCTACTGTTCATGTCTCCATTCAAACAGAGCTAGACACTTGGGAAACAATATCTCCAGAGACAGACCTCCAGGAAATACTTTCATCCAGTCCTGACCTGGAAACTGACAAGACCCTGGAGCCTCCTGTCCATGCCTCCATGCAAACAGAGCTAGACACTTGGGAAACAGTATCTCCAGGGACAGAAGCTGAGGAAACACTTCCATCCAGTCCTGACTCTGAAACTAACAAGAACTTAGAGCCTCCTGTCCATGCCTCCATGCAAACAGAGCTAGATACTTGGGAAACAACATCCCCAGAGATAGACCAGGAGGAAATCTTTGTAACAGGACAGGATGAGAATATAATTCCACTGGACTCAAGTCCCCAGGATATAACATTATCTGACTCTCACCAAAGGACCACACCTCCATCCAGTCCTATGCCCAGAGCTGAGCATATGCCAGAGTCCAATGCCCTGGTCCCTCTTCATCTAGAACTAGAACGATGGAAACCACCACCACAGGATCATTTGGCTATATTTTCATCCAGCCTAGAAATGGACATTAAGAATGAATCAGGATCCACTGTCAAagaatcagttccaataaaagAAATGTACTGGGAAATAATATTAGCAATGCTACTTGGACTATCTAATCATCAGGCAATAACATTAATAGATGAGAAACATGAAACTGCTTCTCCACTGGATTTGGATGCCCAGGAGAGAATGTTTTCTAGCCCTGATGAGGCAAAAACACCTCTACCTAGCCCTAACCTCCAGATTGAGGATATTTCAAATCCTGATGCTCAGGCTACacttaaacaaaaattagaaCAATGGGCAACACTATCAGAGGAAGCAAATCTCTGCAACACATTAACATTTACCacagaatcaaactttgaaaaaaCTCCAGACCTTAGTGATCTGGATGATCACATCTCAGAtggaatagagaaagaaacaattgaaatcatagatataatgCCACTGAGAATAGAGGACCAAGAAGCAAATCAAATAGTCGAGGATCATTGGGCAATAACATCTCTTTTCCCAGACAATGGTGACCAAGAAAATGCTGTACCTGCACCTGACCATCAGCCCACACCAATCCTCAGTCTGGACCAAGAGCAAGAGGCTGAAGATATAGCACATGACCTTGCCCAAGATTTAATAGTTCAATCAGACCAAAAGTCTGGAGAAATAACACCACTGGGAACAGACTTAGTGGCCACAATTCTAACAGGCCAGGATAATGAGGCAACAATGCCTCTAGTGGACTTAAAACCTAAAGAACCAACTCAATTTGACCTTGAATCTCAAATCATACCTCCATCCAGTCCTGACCAGCAGACTGAAGATATATCAGATCTAAATTCCAAGGTGTCCCTTCAGCCAGAATCTGACCCATGTGACACAATGTCATCAGGAACAGAGCTTCAAAACATCATTCTAGAAGACCAAGATCAAAGGATAATACCACCATTGAATTTAGACAATGAGGAAATTACTCTACTTAGCTCTGACCAATGTACAACACATCCACATAGTCCTGACAGACAGTCAGAAGATCTCAATACTCAGGCTACATCTCCAAGAAATATAGAATACTCAGCAAAAGTGTTTGAGGATCAAGAGTATGAGACACCTCCACCTAGTCCTAGTCCCTCAATCACTATTTCATCCATCTCAGAAAACGAGACTGAATCTGGATCAGAGTCTACCCATGTGCCAAACACAACACCAGAAAATGTGGATGATGAGGAAAAAATGTCTCCAAGCCCTGACAAAACCATATCATCATCAAGTTCCAGCCACCAGACTGAGGCTCCAACAGGTCGTGACCACCAGCCTGAGACTGAGCTGAGCTCCGACCACCAAGACGAGGTTGAATATGGGTTCCCACATCAGTTCCATTCTGTGCAAAAGAGACAGACCAAATTGCGTTTAAATTACATCAAACCATACACCATCGAGGGGGGAGCTGTCTCTGATAAAACTGCTCATGCCATCATCAATTCCATCCCTCAGGAGAGAATAAAAAATGACATCTGTAAGCATATTCCCCTCCCTCTAAGTCTTGATGAATACAACTCATGTGAATACATAGTCTGTTTAATTTGTGCCTCCTGGATCCCAGATGGCTGCCCACATGAAGGAATGAAATATCCATGTGAAGCCCAATTGCTTGCTATACCAATACCTATACCCATGTGTGAGGAGGAGATTGATATAAAATTTGTCTTCAAATGCCCTGAGGCAACAGTCTCTTCCCTTTTCAGCACCTCAAGCACCCATAGCTATTTGAAAAAGTCTTCACAAAGTACAGAATCATCTATCTCAGACACTATGCAACCTGTTCCATCAAGGCCAAAGTGGTTTCACTTCATCCTAGGCAAGTCTCTCCCACAGTGGAAGAAAGACATTCCTAGAAGCCCAGAGCCCCTCCTAGACAGGATCCTTGAGGAGGGAAGCATtagcaaagaaggggaaaagacaaaGACACATCGGACATCTTTCAGATCTCTCCTGGAGAGATTTCAGTGGAGGCAAAAGGAAACTAAATAActatattttgaaaggaattgaTTCCCCCGGTGTATTTTTGGCTTTTGTGTCTTATTTTTTATAGTGATTTTAGGTATTaacaaaaggaaatgataaaattctCTTCTTTGCAGTTTAAGAGTAAATTctctatgtttttttcctttcgtATTTCATAGTCTGTAGAGCCCTCTGTGATAAATATGGGGAGAATATGGACAATAGTCACAGAGAAAGGGCATGCAGGGATGTGGGTTGCAACTTGCATCTTTGGTGGAACTAttcaaatcaatgaaatcatgtgTATCTGAGTACTGCGCTAGATAGACTGTGCTCAGAATTAATGGATTCCAATAGGCCAGAAAACTTCATTCTTTACCTTTCTTACACTCATAACAATCTAGTAAATGTTTTCATAGATTAAAATGTGactacatatataatctataaacCTTTTTATCCTCAACTCACTTTCTGACTTAgtctatgtaatatatatatatatatatatatatatatatatatatatatatatatatatatattacaaaaccACAGGATTTTAGAGTTGGGAGCAGAGATCAGTCCATTTTCACAAAATTCTCCAATACAATATACCCCAAAATTGGTCTAAACATTCTCAATATTTAGACCTCAATGGTACAGGTTCAAGCCTCTTCATCATCCTGGTTGCTTTCTTTTGGATATTTTCAAAGTTACTAATCTGTCTCTTAAATTGTGATATCCCAATTTGAATCCTATACTGCAACATATGTAGTCTGGTCAGAGTAGAGTCCAACAAAATGGTCAGATTCTCTTTATTCCATGGAAGATAAGTCTCTGAATTCAGttcaaaataatattcatttttgtggtGTCAACATATGGTTGACTAATTTTATGCTTGAAATCCCATagatcgtgtgtgtgtgtgtgtgtgtgtgtgtgtgtgtgtgtgtgtatgtgtatctgtgtgtgtgtgtatgtgtatgtaagcACTGGGCCAAGAtctagaaatataagaaaaaagacaattcCTTCCCTCAAAGACCTTATAATTTAATGAGGAAAGAATAGTAAACAATGGGAAGCTGAAAAAGCTGAAGGAACACTAGGGGTTACAGTTTCAAATTAATGTCAGGTTGACACTAAAACATTGAGACCATTGTTTGAGTCCTACCATTCAACATCTGAATCCCATCCATCTCTGCTGTAGCCCTCATCTCTATAtggttaaaataagaaaattggtgACAGTTTATCAAGAATTATGCTGGAATCAAGGTGATATCATGCTCAGTTTCAGATTTACAATGAATCATGACTTCAAAAGATCTGCCATTTTATTAATATGAATAATTCTTCAATCTTCTAAGATGGAAGAGAAATTCATCTTATTGCTCATCTTTTGATGCTGAGCCTGTCCAACCATGGaccaattaacaagtatttatttcaaaacaaattaattaaaagaagccttttattttcgatatatatgcaaggataatttttcaatgttgacccttgcaaaaccttgtgttctaatttttcaccccttcccctagatagcaagtaatccaatacatgttaaatgtgttaaacaTATATGttcaatcatatatatatatatttatacaattaccttgctgcacaagaaaaatcagatcaaaaaggaaaaaaaagtgagaaaaaaaataaaatgtaagtgaacaacaaaaagagtgcaaatgctatgttgtgaaccacactcaattctCACATTCAtgtctctggatgtagatggctctttttatcacaagatcattggaattattctgaattatctcatttaacaagcatttattaagtactaaatatGCACTAACAACTATACTAGGAGCTGGGGACAAAGAAATTATCTCAACTCAAGGTATTTATACTCTAATGGAGAAGGCaagcacacatgcacatatgtgtgtgtgtgtgtgtgtgtgtgtatacatatacttatacttctcttctccattaaaatgtaaatacctTGAATTTtatacttatgtgtatatatatatgtatatataaaacataacatgtataacaaaaagaaaactacaagTGTCAAGATTTTAAATACAATGTATTTTGGGAGGGAAACCACTAGCAGTTTGGATCAAGAAAGACAATATAATGGTGTTTAAGCTATGTCTTGAAGAAAGAGGGACATAATGAGGTGGAAGTAAAGAGGAAgggcattccaagcatggggccTGGCATaagaataggaaatagaatataatatataagaagcAGTAAAAATGGCCATTTTGACCAGATCATAAATTACACAATGAGGAGTAACCAGTGTGGGTGGAGAAGTGTCTAGTGAGgtagtaaaaagctttaaaaactaaatatagggatataaattttattctaaaagcaAAAAGGAGTCATTGAAATTTATTGAGAAAAGAAGTGTTGTGGTTAAATGTGTGCTTAAAGAAAATTACTATGGGACtgccccagcacttagcataatgttaggtatacagtaggcacttaagaaatgtttgttaattgatttcaTGGATAGAATAGGAAATTTGACAACTAATTAGAAGTCTGTTGCAAAAACTCAGATGAGAGTAGATGAGTATTTGAACTAAGATGGTAGCTGTGTGAATAGAAGGGGTCAGATTGAAGAGAATACAGAGATAGAAATGGCAAGTTTTATCAATTGGCAATATGGAGTGAAAATGAGAATTAAGAATCTTTTAATAGAAATTTGGTCTGGAAAAGGGTAGGGGTTGCGTTGGGGGGGGGAGATAAGGAGTTCAATCTAGAATATGTTGAGTGTGAGAGATCTCTAGGATATtaagttaataaaattattattttcccctaattatatataaaaacaattttagcattcGTTTTTAATTattgacttccaaattttttaCTTCTCCCCtatcattgagaaggcaagtaatttgatacaAGTTATACATGTATGGTCATGAGAAACATTTAAATATCAACATGTTATTGAAGAAAACATAGATCCCCCCAAAAAGCACACATACAAGAAGAATAGCTTAAAAACTATTCTTCAATCTAAATTTAAACTCTCAATTATTCCTCTGGGGAggagaatagcatttttcatcataagtgaGACATATAGTTTAAAATGTCCAATAGACAACTGGTGATTCAGGACCAAATTTCAAGGAAGAGAGTTACATGTGCATGCACAAGCATCTGTCTGCTTAGAGAAATCATCAGGGTGAAAAGAAGAAAGCTTGATTTTGGAAGCTGGAAAGTGCCTACAATTCAAGGACTAGATTAAAGAATGAGCCAGGAAAGGAGATTAAGGAACATCGGACaagtagaatcagaagaaaatacTTTCACAAAATAcccaaaaaagggaagaggaggaaggaatggttAACAGTGAAAAATATAGTAGCCAGCTCTGGAAGGATAAATACTATAAAAGACACTTCACATTTACCAATCAAGAAGCCATAACTTTTAGGTCAATTTCAGTTGTATGACAAAATCTGAAGACAAAGGGTTAAGGAATGGGTGATAGAAAAATTGAAGGCAGCAAATATAGATTACTTTTTCTAGGGGTTTGGCTGAGGAACAGAAGAAGGCTATGGATATCTTAAGGATGGAAGGACCCAGTgagttttgggattttttttgggatGGGAGATTTGGGCACGTTTGAGAATATAGGTGAAAGAAACAAAGTTTGAATATTTAAGAAAGTATAATTGAAGATgaaatctgaagaaaatagaaggagTTACAGAGGTggaatcaagatggcagagtacagtcaagaagctgctcaagctctcccaatttttcttgaaaattatatgaaaccaagcctctgaacagagtctgatggaatgaaaccactctccagctcagacagactgaaaaaacttcaagaaaggtcagtctcactgaaaTAAAAAGGTTATTCAGGCCAGGTCAGATAGATTCTGGGAAAAGCTGGTGAAGAGGGTCTTAATGATAGCAAACCAGCAACTAAGACCTTCAGTCCTGTTTCaaatagaggagcaaatcagtgcgGCAGTTTCCAGTCCCatctcagaaggcaaactctgagaAACCAGGCTATTTTCTGAACAGAGAAGGCAAAACTATCCCCCACAAACACAAGGAGCACTTGTGCTCAAAGTCGAGGCTCAgaactgcacaggaagcttgagaCTGTGCTCTctttatcccaggagcagagcttcaccttgaaaataaaaaaaaataaaagaggaaataccaaaataaaaggaaagactatgagaaagaaacagaaaagaatcttgaccatagaaacctactatggtgacagagcaaaccaaacaaaacacaaacttatACAAGAATAGAATGATcacagaaaaaaatctcagagtgAGATAAActgatctcaagcccaaagaggcttctgggaaatgctcataaaagactttaaaaaacaaataatagagtggaagaaaaaatgagaggtattcatgaaagagtcaacagtttggaaaaggaaggaaaaaaatctatttgaagaaaacaacttaaacAATAGATTaaaccaaacagaaaaaaagatatctgaagaaaatcattaaaaactgAAACAGggaaaatagaagctaatgactctgtgaaacagcaagaatcaatcagactaaaaagaatgaaaaggtggaagaaaatgtgaaatatcacaCTGGcaaaatagctgacctggaaaaaagatccagaagagacaatttaaaaatgactGACCTAcatgaaggccatgaccaaaaaaagaacctggatagcattctacgaaaattcattaaggaaaactgccccaatattttagaaaaagaggaggaaatattCATGGAAAGAATCCATCTATCACTTCTGGAAAGAAATCTCACAAGGAAAACCCTAAGGAaaattgttgcaaaactccaaaactatgatctcaaggaaaaaatactgcaagctgccagacaaaaacaattcaaatattggaaCAACAATCAgatttacccaggatctggcagcttctacaataaaggattagagagcctagaatattatattccagaaagcaaagaattacaaccaagaattaagtACTCAGTGAGACTCAGCATTAAATTTTGGGGAAGGAGATGGAGATTTAATAAAGTTAAgagactttcaattatttctattgaaaaaaaaaaacccagaactaaacagaaaatttaatctacaaagagaagactcaagagaaccattaaaaggtaaacagaaaaatatatatatatttaaaggttaaactgttcaCATCCCCATGGGGCAGAGCCAACATGGAGGAGAGGACCCACACTTCATTCTGATCTCCCTTACTACCCTCACTACtgattacaaaattcagcctctgaaatagtgcttgactagtagaatccacaaatattgggagtacaacaaattactagcagaagataatttggaagatcaccagaaaaggtctgccTTGATTTGGTGGGAGgaggccagcacaggcagggaggcagaacacagagGCCAGCACAAGCTGAGCAGACTAGGGGTGGGGTGCAGTCTCCATGGGTGGAAAATTTGCGAGGATGACTATACCACAgtgttggctgctctgctttggttgcaaagcagtagattagcagagaagttacacaaatgcaAAAGGTAGAGTGTACCCCAAAACAGCAGAGTTTCACAGGACCTAGCCACACCCATCCACCActaggagtgactcagcacaatcACTGCAGAGCTGCTCTCGGCAGTGAAGCCACTCTTATGCAGCGCAGCGCAGTTCGCAGCCTGTTCACAGGACACCCACTGTCCATCCTTGTCCTGTAGAGGAATCTAGGAACCTCCTTGCCTTAAAGACAGACCccaagggtttaaaaaaaaaagagtaaaaaagcaaagcaagctctaactatggatagcttctatactgaaagaaaacaatttccaaccctgaggagactaatagcagacaatctccagacaaaaccccaaaggggaatacatactggtccccatcacacaaggctctcctagaagaaattttaaaagatcttaaaagagagctagaagaaaaatggggaaaggaaaaagaagctctGCAAcagagtatggaaaaggcatataattcattaaaagaaatatttgaaaaagaaaacaattccttgaaatatgaaatggaaaagctgaaaaactcccagggaaacagaatttgtgaattggaaaagataaagaactcctagGAAtaagggagccaagatggcggagaagaaacacacgactctgtgaacgtcctcattccctcacaaccaattagataaattaagtctcaaaataagcccaggactgatagataccacaaggactggaagcacgacttaccagctgaagagaatctggagtttcggcagagaaggtcagtccccaggggaggaagaggagaggccagcacagacggctgggtgctcgcatactgcgcccattgcgctgggaagggctctgggatcggaGAGGCCACTGAGGTGagggaatctggcacaggctgttggctcttctctgctaattgtttggcagttcagaggagaaagccaaaatattttaaaactcagattggattttcccccgaccctggaggtgactcagcagatctcggcaccaggggtgtgtggcctcagctaccacctgagaatagttaagagattgacaagtgggtggatacggcccaaggcaacacacactgcctagcttagctggagggagtggaactcagctccaggaagtcccagagaagcggaacctttgaactagggaccgcggtttctggcagacaattccagtttgagcacaggggcttttcacgtcacctgctgcagacatccacgcccaacccggacacataggctgggctttgtgctgtctttactattcaacgccctcgaagcacagcagtgctaatcacctctgaggcact from Sminthopsis crassicaudata isolate SCR6 chromosome 3, ASM4859323v1, whole genome shotgun sequence includes these protein-coding regions:
- the LOC141561656 gene encoding uncharacterized protein LOC141561656 isoform X1: MGLEEEKHPSHGRKLAQKQRSDFRNRKSFSSQMGRRHRIFPKAAELVQFPQNSLYHQSSSVLLPCPPHRISPFWEKEYQSRNELMSLLHQTSNTSQSSHRHYHKNVQEPTSWLKHSGNAPKMPHLNYRAMAAPLPRLHHLAKPASRHKHRTGAPVLPLPRTDIPGKKTPGALIPIDQCLIPPLSVKHQYDFPSDSDHRLENSSGSDHLPKIFPACDHLSIEDLSLLNPKDPTSTFSDYQTKVPLYKGHKSRDAMIPDTQIKASDSLARTPAQGTRVLPKPRRRIKATNALLGLFNLDPVLHPLAKSLPFTNWTKAPHCRTSSPNHQAQAQALKASHSDLQLREAMSFLQYLERHPRPLAVPSSHLNRKNRSTTVYKYNNRQLHPCSLAHVSVQTEQESWETKLLRKYLLDSRPCSPEEKPLTIPPEPSTLVKIDKEPLEAVFQGKAIQDIPPSSLDLKTNMTSEPTVHVSIQTEPDTWVTISQRIDLQEKLPSCPDLDIDMISEPIVHVSIQTELDTWETISPDTDFQETFSSSPDVETDITPEPTVHVSIQTELDTWETISPETDLQEILSSSPDLETDKTLEPPVHASMQTELDTWETVSPGTEAEETLPSSPDSETNKNLEPPVHASMQTELDTWETTSPEIDQEEIFVTGQDENIIPLDSSPQDITLSDSHQRTTPPSSPMPRAEHMPESNALVPLHLELERWKPPPQDHLAIFSSSLEMDIKNESGSTVKESVPIKEMYWEIILAMLLGLSNHQAITLIDEKHETASPLDLDAQERMFSSPDEAKTPLPSPNLQIEDISNPDAQATLKQKLEQWATLSEEANLCNTLTFTTESNFEKTPDLSDLDDHISDGIEKETIEIIDIMPLRIEDQEANQIVEDHWAITSLFPDNGDQENAVPAPDHQPTPILSLDQEQEAEDIAHDLAQDLIVQSDQKSGEITPLGTDLVATILTGQDNEATMPLVDLKPKEPTQFDLESQIIPPSSPDQQTEDISDLNSKVSLQPESDPCDTMSSGTELQNIILEDQDQRIIPPLNLDNEEITLLSSDQCTTHPHSPDRQSEDLNTQATSPRNIEYSAKVFEDQEYETPPPSPSPSITISSISENETESGSESTHVPNTTPENVDDEEKMSPSPDKTISSSSSSHQTEAPTGRDHQPETELSSDHQDEVEYGFPHQFHSVQKRQTKLRLNYIKPYTIEGGAVSDKTAHAIINSIPQERIKNDICKHIPLPLSLDEYNSCEYIVCLICASWIPDGCPHEGMKYPCEAQLLAIPIPIPMCEEEIDIKFVFKCPEATVSSLFSTSSTHSYLKKSSQSTESSISDTMQPVPSRPKWFHFILGKSLPQWKKDIPRSPEPLLDRILEEGSISKEGEKTKTHRTSFRSLLERFQWRQKETK
- the LOC141561656 gene encoding uncharacterized protein LOC141561656 isoform X2; translated protein: MGLEEEKHPSHGRKLAQKQRSDFRNRKSFSSQMGRRHRIFPKAELVQFPQNSLYHQSSSVLLPCPPHRISPFWEKEYQSRNELMSLLHQTSNTSQSSHRHYHKNVQEPTSWLKHSGNAPKMPHLNYRAMAAPLPRLHHLAKPASRHKHRTGAPVLPLPRTDIPGKKTPGALIPIDQCLIPPLSVKHQYDFPSDSDHRLENSSGSDHLPKIFPACDHLSIEDLSLLNPKDPTSTFSDYQTKVPLYKGHKSRDAMIPDTQIKASDSLARTPAQGTRVLPKPRRRIKATNALLGLFNLDPVLHPLAKSLPFTNWTKAPHCRTSSPNHQAQAQALKASHSDLQLREAMSFLQYLERHPRPLAVPSSHLNRKNRSTTVYKYNNRQLHPCSLAHVSVQTEQESWETKLLRKYLLDSRPCSPEEKPLTIPPEPSTLVKIDKEPLEAVFQGKAIQDIPPSSLDLKTNMTSEPTVHVSIQTEPDTWVTISQRIDLQEKLPSCPDLDIDMISEPIVHVSIQTELDTWETISPDTDFQETFSSSPDVETDITPEPTVHVSIQTELDTWETISPETDLQEILSSSPDLETDKTLEPPVHASMQTELDTWETVSPGTEAEETLPSSPDSETNKNLEPPVHASMQTELDTWETTSPEIDQEEIFVTGQDENIIPLDSSPQDITLSDSHQRTTPPSSPMPRAEHMPESNALVPLHLELERWKPPPQDHLAIFSSSLEMDIKNESGSTVKESVPIKEMYWEIILAMLLGLSNHQAITLIDEKHETASPLDLDAQERMFSSPDEAKTPLPSPNLQIEDISNPDAQATLKQKLEQWATLSEEANLCNTLTFTTESNFEKTPDLSDLDDHISDGIEKETIEIIDIMPLRIEDQEANQIVEDHWAITSLFPDNGDQENAVPAPDHQPTPILSLDQEQEAEDIAHDLAQDLIVQSDQKSGEITPLGTDLVATILTGQDNEATMPLVDLKPKEPTQFDLESQIIPPSSPDQQTEDISDLNSKVSLQPESDPCDTMSSGTELQNIILEDQDQRIIPPLNLDNEEITLLSSDQCTTHPHSPDRQSEDLNTQATSPRNIEYSAKVFEDQEYETPPPSPSPSITISSISENETESGSESTHVPNTTPENVDDEEKMSPSPDKTISSSSSSHQTEAPTGRDHQPETELSSDHQDEVEYGFPHQFHSVQKRQTKLRLNYIKPYTIEGGAVSDKTAHAIINSIPQERIKNDICKHIPLPLSLDEYNSCEYIVCLICASWIPDGCPHEGMKYPCEAQLLAIPIPIPMCEEEIDIKFVFKCPEATVSSLFSTSSTHSYLKKSSQSTESSISDTMQPVPSRPKWFHFILGKSLPQWKKDIPRSPEPLLDRILEEGSISKEGEKTKTHRTSFRSLLERFQWRQKETK